Sequence from the Nocardia cyriacigeorgica GUH-2 genome:
CTGCCCGATCCGGCAGCGGCAGACCCGGAGCAACTGGAGCTGGGCCGCAAGCGGCTCGAACGAGTCTGGTGGCTGCTGCCGCGCGAGGACATCCCCGGCGAGGTGTGCGCGCTGGTCAACCTCGGTGTGGTCCTGCTGTGTCAGGGCCGCCTCGACGACGCACAGGATCGCCTCGAACTGGCCGAGGCGCTGACCAGCCAGGGCCGCGACCCGGGCGGCCGCGCGCACATGCACGAGATCCTCGGTCATGTGTGGTGGGCGCGCGGCGAGGGGATCCGGGCGCTGCGCTGCTGGCGCATCTCGCTCACCGCGAACCTCGCGCTCTGCGACGAACACGCGGTGGCCCGCTGCCTCCAGCACCTGGCCGCCGCTGTGATCGTCGACCCGCGCTGCGCCGACGATGTGCTCGGCCCCGACCCGCAACGCCTACCGCGCGTCGCGGTCAAGGAAGCGACCGGCTGGCTCGCCCACGCGCTCCGGCTCAACCCGCGCGCGCTGACCGCCGCCGACTACCGTGACCTCGCGATCCGGCAGTACGGCATCGCACCGCGCAGCAGCATCGGCCACTGGCCGCTGGCGCTCGAAGAGAGCGTGCCGGGCGATTGATCAGTCCGGCGGTTCCTGGGCGCCGTCGGTCTCGGCCAGCTCCGGAGCCACTTCGCGGGTCGCCATCCCGCCGTCGCGACCCTGATCGGTGGGGCCGGGACGTCCGCCCTCGGGCTCGTCGGTGTCGTCGGTGTCGTTCTGTCGCGGCATGAGTCCTCCTCGGTGTTTCCCACGCAGTACCCGCTCCCGACGAGTTCGATCACGCCGGTGCGAGGAACTTTCGCGGTGAACACGGGGCTGCGCTGCCGGGACGAAGACGCAGGGTTGCGCAGCCGGCCGGATCAGGCAGCCTGGTGGATCTGGTGCGCCGAATCCCCGACGACGGCGGTATCGGCCCCGGTCAGCGTGCGGATGAACGCGATCTGCGCGGCCCGCCCACGCGCCGCCGAGCGTTCGAACTGGCCAGGAATCACCCGCGCCCACGCCGAGCGGGCGAGGTTGATCGGCGCGCGCAGCATCGGGTACCACGGCGGCGTATAGGCGGGCAGGCCGAGTTTCTTCATCGCGTCGGGGCCGAGCAGCATGGTGGCGATCGACAGGTGCTGCGATCGGGCGATGCGGCGGCGCGGTCCGGCGAGATGGTCGTAATGCCAGCTCAGCGGTTCATCGCGCATCGGCAGCGCCAACTGGGGTGAGGTCTTGTCGGGGTTCGTGATGGCCGTCATGGTGTGGTACAGGATGCGCACGCTGTCGCGGAAATCCTTGGGCAGGAAGCGTTCTTGCACGCCCATCACCCAGCCGACGTAGCGGGTGAAGTGCGCGACGGCGTCGGCGTCGCGGGGCGTCACCAGCGCGCCCATACCGATCGCGCCGATCATGGGCGCGATGAGCGCGCCGATCAGGGTGGCGGCCATATCGGTCTGGTTGATCGGCAGACCCCACTCCTCGCCACGCCAGTCCGGCTGGGCCGCGATATGGCGGCGGACCATCGAATGGATCATCCGCACATGCACCGTCGACCGGTAGCCGAGACCGAGCCGGCGCATTCCGTCGGTCGAGGTGACGTCCATCGCCCACTGCGTCGTCTCGGCGAACCGCTTGGCCGGCCCCTTCTCCAAAGCCCCGGTGCGCAACAGGGTCTTGTTGAACCCGGAGGCCAGGTACCCGCCGAGGAACGACATATCCCGGGCGACGTAGAGCCCGTCACGTCCGCCGAGGCCGAAGACGAGCTCGGCATGGCGAATCTTGTTCCAATCGACCCAATCCGGAACCGCCTCGACGTAGTCGAAGAACCCCCGCAGCGGCTCGGGGGCTTCGGGCACCGCGGCGATCCCCTCGCGCAGGGC
This genomic interval carries:
- a CDS encoding oxygenase MpaB family protein; this translates as MASTIPGRHPDAPQTVPGLGLAPFARALGLHKPTSAQFAEWGAALTIGDEPMDELVAWMYREGMANTRPLFERALREGIAAVPEAPEPLRGFFDYVEAVPDWVDWNKIRHAELVFGLGGRDGLYVARDMSFLGGYLASGFNKTLLRTGALEKGPAKRFAETTQWAMDVTSTDGMRRLGLGYRSTVHVRMIHSMVRRHIAAQPDWRGEEWGLPINQTDMAATLIGALIAPMIGAIGMGALVTPRDADAVAHFTRYVGWVMGVQERFLPKDFRDSVRILYHTMTAITNPDKTSPQLALPMRDEPLSWHYDHLAGPRRRIARSQHLSIATMLLGPDAMKKLGLPAYTPPWYPMLRAPINLARSAWARVIPGQFERSAARGRAAQIAFIRTLTGADTAVVGDSAHQIHQAA